From the genome of Sporomusa sphaeroides DSM 2875:
CCGATATTAAAGTATTCCATCGGCGAATTGGGATCAGCTGCCTGCGGCCGGAACAGCAGCATATTGTCATAGCCCTCGCGCTGGGTAAGCTGGTCAATATCAATCGCGTTGCTGCTGATGATGATATCTTTGGCAGCAGTAATCTTGGGTACATGCAGATTCTGGTTTTTATTTTTCACGCGGATCACAACGTTTTCACCGTCAATGCTGAACATGGTAACCGAACCGTCATCCGATCCAACCGCGGCAGTCTTGCCGGCGTAGACATTGCCAAGGTCAATATCGCCCTTGATCGTATGAACGGTCAGCGTATCATTGACTGCCTTGACATCCTTGCCGGTAATATCGCCCTCTTGCGTAACCTGAATATCAACTTTCCGGTCAGCGGTTACATCCTCAAACACAATGCCGCCGTTTCGGTTGGCGAGTCTGATATCGCTGTCGGCGCCGGTGGCCTCAAGCGCCGTATTCACCTTCAGCATACCGGTTTGATTTTCAATGACGATCGAGCCGGCGTTGGCTTTATTCACATCAACAGTCAGGCCATTAGCGCCGGAATTGCGAACAGAGATGTCATTCCGGTCATTTTCGGCAATCAAACGGTTCATCGTATTGCCGGCAGCGCTAATATCAATGCCGGTTCCTGCCGTTGCGGCGAGAATGTCTGTTGTCACTGTACCGCCTGTCTGCCGGATATCTCCTTCGCCCTGGGTAACAACTAGATTCGGCGACACCTTGCGGCCTGCCTGCAGCACAACCTGATGATCTGCCGTGAGATCGCCGGCAAGGACGATATTGTCCGTGCTAGTCGCACTAACAACACCATCGGCAGCGGTAGCAGTCACGTCAGTCAGAACAAGTACGCCGTCCGCCTCGCCGTGGGCGGTAGTGCCTTCCAGATATACATTGCTGCCGGTGACACTGATTTGTGCCGTATCAGCCTTATCAGCCGCGAAATTGGTGATGCGCAGGCCGTGCGCAGCCGTACCCACATCACCACCTGAAATAATGTCAATGTTTTGCGCGGTGATGCGCCCCAGGTTCAGAGGATCGCTTGGATCAAGCGTATTGTAGAAGCTGGTGATAGAACCATTTGAACGCAGCCATAAGTTTTGGCCCGTATATATAGAGCCGATGGTAAAACCGCCGCCGGACAAATCACGGATATAGGCCGAGCCGTCGGTGCGAGCCGTGAGCTGGCCGGACAAGACCGTCCGGATCGCGTTGTCAACCATGCCAATGTCAGCGGTGCCACCCTCCAGGATTAAATCCTTGCCGTTGAAATTCGGCGAAGCCGGATCGGTATTGACGCTGTAGACACCGGCTTTACCCAGCACACGGATATTACCGCCGGTCGTTACCTTATCGATGAAGAGCGGAGTGTCCTGCCCTTCGGTGCGGCCGGCCAAATAGACATTATCACTGGCGACAGCGTTGAGGACACCGTTGTTTCTGGTGTGGACGCCCAGCGGGCTTTTGCCGTTGATCGTGGCTGACGTAAATTTGCCGTCGGCATTTTTCGTCCAGGTCACATCGCTGGCGTCGGCGTTGACCAACTGTTTCAAATTATCGACATTCGTGAAATCCGTGATCGTTACCGCGCCTGTATCAATGCCGATGCCTCCCTGATGCGCCGTCAGAGTAACATTGTTGCCATTGATATTGGCGGCTTTGATTTCGGTCTGGGTACTGCCGCCCTCCTTGTTGATCATAGCGTCCTGCAGCGCGTACAGCAGTTGGTCTTGCGTCCACTGATAATCGGCGGCGGTCAAGGCTCTGCTCATATCCTGATACTTGGCATCGGCCGCCAGATACGCATCGGCGGAAGCGAAGTCCTGAAATCTCGCATCCAGTTCCAGATACGCCGCATAGGCAGGGCCGGCTTGCTGGTCCGCATGGCTGGCGTAATAGGCTTTTTGCTCCTGGTATGTCCGGTAATCAGCTTCAACGCCGCTCTTATACCCGGCAGCCTGCTGTACCCGTTTCTCCGTGAAGGCGCCGTCGCCCGCGATCAGGCCAAGGTCCTTCCATTTCTGAATCTTCTTGTCGGCTGCCGTCTGGCTGACCGCCGCGCCGGACGGCAGCGCGTCGACAAAGCTGCCGTCATTGACTGTCAGCGTCACATCACCTGCGGTGGAGTCGATGATACCGACACGCAGGTTGCCCTGATCCTGAATCAAATTGATGTCCCCCTGGGCCGCCACGTTAACGCTGGCTGACAGGCTGTCGCCGCCGTGAGCGTTCTGCCCGCCCCGGATGACAAGCGCCCGGGTGTCTGTGCCAATCTGTCCGTTGTCGCTGGCCAAGTCGATGCGATTGCCCTGCACCGTCAGGTTTGTGCCCTGCTGCGTGATATCGCCGCGGGCTGTCAGACTGACATCGCCGCTGCCGGTGTTGATGGCCCGCGCCAGATCGATATTGCCCTTAAACTGCTGGTTATTGAGCCAGCCGCCGTCAACGCGGATATCAATATTGCCGGTTGTGGTATTATTCGCATCCAGCCGAACCGTGTCGCTCAGCGAGGTAATGTGTATGTTGTTAATACCGTTGTCAGCACCCAGCCTGATGTTGTCGCCAAAGAGGGTGCCATTACTCTGGGTAATCGCGCCAAACGCATTGTTCTTGCCGGATATGATTTCCATCGTAGCAGCAGAGCTGTTATTGCGGATATCGCCCATCAGTTCGACGTTCTGCTTGCCGGTGATATTGATTTTGCCGTCGGTTTCCCCGATGAAGCCGATATTGATGGCCTTGTCGGCTTTAACACTGTTCAGGTACGTCTGCGATGAACCGGTCTTTACCGACCAGCGGTAGTGGTTCCATTTGAACCAGCCCAAAAAACCGCTGCTAGACTTCCACGATTCCACTTTCGAACGGCTCTGGTTGGTAATGACATTGTCAAAGATCAACGCGTATTCAGTATTGCCTGCTTCCGGGACGGTCTCAATGAATGCGCCGGTAAGTTTATTCCGCTTGGTGCCGGGTTTTTCAGCTTTTAAATTCGATTCCTTTTCGTATTCCGCCAATGCCGTATAGTCACCGACCTCCACCAGTCCCCACAAGCCGGCTTTGATATCGCGCTGATAGGTCTTTTCAGTTTGTGTGGCCGAGCCTTCCGTCCAGTTGTAGCGCAGCCCGTTCTTGACCTGGTAGGTGGAAGACGCACCGCTGGTTTGAGAATTTTTGCCGAACAGGTCGCTGACCTTGGTTTGTGTCCGGGTATATTCCGTCACCTTATTGGTATTCAGATCGGTGATCTTAATAAGTCCTTCGATATTATTATTCAGGACATTGCCTACCTGCAGATCAGCATTGGCGTTATTGACGATATTGATTGTTGCACCACCGTCCAGCGCCGTAATCTTGCCGTTGCCGGTACTGGCAATGCGGCCGGTCAGATGCACCTGCCCGCCCTTGGTCGCAATATCGTCGACGACAATCTTGCCGGTGCGGGGATTGTAGTATGCCTGCACTTCATAGATATATTTGCCGCTGACGGAGTCATAGACCGAGCGGTTGCCGTTATTGATCTTTATCAGGGTCTCACCGTTGATGACTACCGCTTTGGAACCGGTCGGGCTGGCGTTTTTAGCGGCGTTCAGCTCTGCCTGATTAATCGTCGCCTGATAGGTGTCATAACCACTTTGAATAGTGCCGTTCACATTGATACTGGCGGCATTGATATATACCGCGTCGCCCGCAACCCAGCTTCCCCCACCGCCTTTAGCAGTGTTGTTCGTTTGCACCTCATGCTTTGGATTGGTCAGGTCATAGCCGTCAGCCAGGTATTTTGCCCGGAGGCCCTCATAGGTGCTCTTCCAGTCGGCTTCCGGCGAGCTGCCGATATTGACGATACCGTCAATATACCCCTGTGTGATCGAGCCGTTGGCAGCAGACAGCACAATTTCCCTGCCCTGCACCGATGCGTTGTCTTTTTCTGTCTTGCCCTGAATCAGAATGTCGCCGCCGGCGTTATCAATCGTAACCCGTCCGTACATATTCTCGACCGCACCGTTGACTTCGATTGTTGTCAGCGGTTTTACGGATATGGTCTCGCTGGTATGATCATCAGGATCGATATAAGTAACGTTCAGATTAGTGTTCCAGTTGCTCTTAATCGAGATACCCGCCTCACCGCTGGGACCATCAGCCTGTACGCCGCCATAAGCCACCTGTTTCGTCCGATCCTTGTTCAAAGCCTGGATCGACGCGTTGGCATTGGCAGTAATGCTGTTGTTATTGAATTTGATTTCGCCGCCCTTTTCGCCGATGATCACATCATTGATCTTCATATAATAGGTCGAATTATTGGTAATGTCGATCTGCGGCGATCCCTGTGCCGCCAGGCTGCCGGTGCCGGTCATATTGTCGGCGTCGATCACGATATTACCGCCGGAGGCCGCCAGGTCAGGTAATTCCACTGCATTAACGGTAAAATTCTCCCGGACCTTTTCCACTGTTACCGTCTGGCCGTTCACCGTGACCGTTTCCTTACTGACCAGTCCTAAATCCTTCATTTGGTTGAAAATGCGCGTTTGTTCCGCCGTATAGCCGACATATGCGGCAAGGTCGTCGCCGCCGCCATTGATCTTGCCTTCATATTCCGTTATCAACTGACTTAGCGCTTGATAGCGCGCATACAATTCCTTACCGTAATCAAGCGTGCCTTGTTTGATCTGCGCCTGAATCGCCGCATCCTGTTCAGCGTTGCCGCTGTCTACGGTAATATTCAGACCGACATCACCGCCGCTGATTGTGCCGCCCGGCGGTGCCACCCTGCCATCAACGGTGACGGTCAGCTTGTTCTGCGTGCCGGCGGTCAGCTTGCCGTCGAGCTGGACGTAATTATCGCTCTGCTTGCTCCGGCTGTCCTTGCCGGCCGCTGTACCAGTAAACGATTTTTCAGTGTCCTCACCTTCATACCAGGTATAGGTGGCTGTCGTTTCCGCCACATATTCCTTGCCTTGATTGGCGGCCAGATTGATGTGCCGTACACTGTCGACTATACCGCTGCCGGTGACCAGAACACGGTTTTGCTGCCTGTTTATGTTCGTGAGGCTGGGTACGGCGACCGGAATAACGCTCTTATTATACGCCTCGGCTGCCACGTCCAGATTCAGCACACCCTTGGTTCCGTCCGTCCGGGTGCCGGCGTACAGGTTGGTGTCGCCCATGCTGCGAATGGCACCGGCCACCTGAACCGTGTTGGCCCGCTTGAGGGTATTGGTCATGTTGGCGGCGCTGCCGCCGGCCGCTCCGCCTTCATTGTCGGCAATGGCTGCAGCCGTGACGTCTAATGAATCGCTGGCCGCCAGTGTCACGCTCTCGCCAAATTTCTTGGTTTCCGTCTGAGAACCGGCTGCCAGATTCACCGCATTATCTACGTTCATGGTATTGGTATTCTTCGCCGTAACAACAGCGACCAGGCCGCCGGTCTTCATGCTGGCCTTGCTGTTGACGTTTCCTTCTGTCAGCGCCGCAAGCGTCAGGCCGCCGGTCCGGGCCGCGAGAGCGGCGCTGCCGACATTGACTGCCGCGCTTCTAGTGATGGTATTCTCAGCAGTCGCGTTCTGAACGGCAATGCCGCCATAACCCGCTCCCTCGACCATATACGCATAGCGGTCATTAACGGTCATATTATTTCTGGCCGTCAGGCCGATGTCACCGGCGGTCAGTTTCGCTCCATCCAGGACGTTAACCGCGGTCCCCTTGCTCTTGTTGCCGATCGTGTTCGTAGCTTGCGCGCCGTTGATCGCCGCCAAGCCGGCCTGCACCGAATCGGCGTTGAGGTTAGCTCTATCCTGCTGTACCGCGTTGGCTGACAGACTGCCGGCAACCGTCCAGTCGCCGCTCAGATTGACAATAGTATCGCTTGTCATGGTGTTGTCGGCGAATGTTGCCCCCGCGCTGATCAAGCCGCCGCCGCTGCCGCCGGCAACAGCGGTGTTGTCGGCCGTACCGAAGGCGTTCACCGTCACACTGCCGGCGGTTGCACCCTTGGCGTTAACCACCGTCAAACCGGAACTGACAGTCTCGGCTTTGTTGCTGCCGGCAGCCAGCACGCCGCCAATGGTGAGACCCTTGGTCTCTGCCTTTTGTTTGGTCTCGTTATGACCGGAAATTGTCAATACCGTATTGTTTTTATAGTCCTGCTTATCTACCGTTACCTCGACATTCATGGCGCTCCCGGCATAACTGCTGTTGACACCGACGCCGAGGAGACCGGCTGCCGCCAGACCGGCCGCATCGGCCTGAGCTGTGGCTTTGCCTGTCTGGGTGCCAATGCCGGCATTAAAGCTGACTGTATCATTTTGGAAGCTGTTGGCGCCCAGGACGTGCAGATTGGCGCCGCCGGCCGCCTTGGCGACAGCCACAGAAGCACCGCCCGCCCCGGCGAGAGAAACAGCCGCACTGCCGGCATTGGCCTTAACCGCCGGCGCGTTTTGCGCAGTCAGCGCCACCGAGTCGCCGCTAAATTCTGATCCGTTCTTCACGGTTACACTGCTGACACCTTTATCATCAGCCATGGCGACGACGCCGGACAGCGCGCCCGTATAGCCGACCACGCCGCCGACGGCATTGGCCGTAACGGAGTTGGCTTTGTCGGCGGTAACGCTCGTATTTTTTGCGGTAAAACTGCTTTTGTCAATATTGACGGCTACGCTACTGTCGTTGGCAGCGTCGGTAATGATGACACCGGCGCCGACCAGGCCGGCCGTCAGGCCCAAAGCGTTGATTTCGGTGCTGCCCTGATCTTTTGCTTCCACCGTGATGCCGTCCTGACCGTTAGCCTGCAGGCTGCTGTTACGGATGTCGACACTGCCCGAGCCATGAGTAGCCAGCTTCGCATAACCGGCGCTCACACCAAAGACGCCTGCCGTACCCTGAAGCATATTCATCCTGGTGCCGGCGCCTCCGTCCTGTACCAGTGCCTGGGCATGGATATTTCGGGCCGCTGTCAGCGCCGCGTCATCGATTTCAACCCGGGTGTTACGGTGCACGTTCAAAATGCCGACAGAGGCGTTGACGCTGATGCCGCCGATTGCGATGTTACCGCTGTTAATGTCGATGTCATCAGTTTCTATTGCTTTGACCACAATGTCGCCGCCGGCAGTGAGTGAACCGCCGCTGACCCCGGCCTTGATCATGGAACCGTTGTCTTTTCCTTTGCCGGCGTTGACGGCGAGATCACTCTGCTTTACAGCAGAGCCACCGGTATTTCTGGCGCCGAAATCACCTGCCAGAATATCACCGCTGCCGTAAACCGAATTAGCCCGGTCAACCTGCCCGGCGGCGTCTTTTTCCGCTTTGGCTGCATCATCACTGCCGCCGGCGGTGGACAACTGCTTACCAACGTTAGTAACCATGATATTTGCAGACAGAGCGCCGATACCTGCCGCCGCGTTGACGGCGAACTGGCTGATGTCGCGTGTTTCATCGGCAGTGATGCCGATATTGCCGTTAGTTGCAGTCAGGCTGGCATTGTTTGTCATGGCCTCCACCTGGCTGTCGATGGTGTTGACACTGACGCTGGCGCCGACACCTGCCGCGCCGGCGGCTACACCGCCGGTGTTGGCATCGATGCGAATCGTATTGTCAGCGCCCACATCAATGTCACCGTTGGCTGCTGTCAGAGACGCATTGTTTACACCAGCCTTCACCCGGCTGTCAATATTGTTGACCGATACCGAGCCGGACACACCGGCCCCCAGTCCCGCCACACCGAAGGAGGTGATTAAAGTATTAAGTTCAGTAGTGTTGTCAGCACTGACATCAATATTGTCTGAGCTCGTCACTGTGCTGTTGCTGACCAGGGCTTCAGTGACCGATTTATCGCTGGTCACGCCGACCGCCAGGCCAACACCCGCCCCGACGCCCGCGCCGCCGACAGACGCTGTTCCCAGATTAACGCGGCCCAGATGCTCGGCCCGGACGGACACGTCCCCTGCCTTCACCGTACTGTCCGTCAGTTCGGCGGCAGTCCGCGCATTGAGGGCGCTCACTCCCACCGTGCCGGCAATACCCGCACCCTGTCCGGCCACAGCTACGCCGGCGCCAAAGGAGGATATCCCCTGTTTTCCAATCGCTGCAAGCTCCAGGTCAACGGCTTTGATGTCGCTACCGCTGACTTTCGCCACGGTCTCGCGGTCAACGATGTTCGTATCGGAAGAAAGTCCTGCCGCCACATTGCCGGCGCCGGCCGCTGTGCCGACAAAGCCGGTGCTGTTGGTATAGTCGCTGGCTCTGACGCTGACGTTTCCGCCCGCAGATGAGCCGGAGCCGCCGTTGATCAGCGTATCGCTGATGCCGGCTTTGGTGCTGCCGCCGATCGTGTTCACATTGGCGGTGACAGCCGCGGCCACGTTACCGGCGCCGGACAGGTTAGCCAGAGCGGAACGGATATTGCGGGCAGCGGAAGCATCGACAACAATGCCGGTTTTGCTCTCCTTCTGCCGTTTCCCTTTTAGGTTGTCGGTCGGATCAAAGGTTTCGCCCGTGATTACCGCGTCGACAATTGCGTCGTCCTTGATTTGGCTGTACGTGTCGACAGAACCGGCTTTGCCCAGAGCCGTAATCCTGGTTTTGCCCGTACCATTGCCTTCAATCATAGCCACGGTATCGCCCTGAATGTCATTGACGCTGACGGCCGCGCCAACAGCCGCAGTGCCGCCGATGGTCAGCACGCCCGCGTAGTTGCTGATCAGTTCATCGCTCTCAGCCAGCAGGCCGATATTGTTCTGGGCCGTAATCACGGCATCGCCGCTAATTTTGGCCCGGTTATTGTTTTCAATCGTATTGACAGCCACGGAACCGGCAATGCCGGCGGTGCCGGCTGCGCCTCCGCCCACGCCCACCGTGAAAATGGACGGCGCCGCTTTGGAACTAACCAGCAGATCGGCAATATTTTGCTTGCCGCCACTCACCTCGGCTTCGGTATCCTGCAGGATACGGCTGACGCTGACACCCGCGCCGACTGCCGCTGTCCCGGCGGCTGCGACGACATAAGCGCCGGTGGTAATATCGCTTTGGTTGTCGGCTGCGACCTTGACCGTCGCCCGGTCGGCGCCGTCGGCATCCTTGTCGATATTGACATCAGTCATCGCGGCACTGAGACTCTTATTGACAAGCGCCGTAGCCGCCGCACCCTGCACCGCGACCTTGCCGCTGCCGCCAACGCCGACAGCCATGGTCAGCAGCTTAGACTGGTCATCTGCGGTTACCTTAATCACACTATCCGGCACAGTGGTAATATCGGCATGCTCGAGACGCGCCGAAACCTTTTGCTTGGCTGAAGCGGGATTGGACGAAGCGCCGCCGATGTCGTTGTAGGCAACGCCCGCACCAACCGCAACCTTACCAGCAGCGTTTACATTCGCCACTACCGCCATTACATTCGTTTTATCTGCCGCATGGACGGTAATGTCGTCCGCGTTTATCAGTGTGGTGCGCGTATCGCCGTCTTTTTCGATAGCGGCTTCGGTATTGTTGCCGCCGCTATTGATGACTACTGTGCCGCTGATAGCGGCAGTGTCCGGTGAAGCTGCCACGCTGGCACCCACGCCATAGATTGCCGCCGTACCGGCGGCATTGACGGTCACGTCAATCCCCTGCGCGGCATCGGCTGCCGCCAGTTGACTACCCTTAATATAGGCGCCTGTGGTATTGTCCATGCCGGTATAAACCAGCGTCGCACCAACGGCGGCACCTTTGCCGACAGTTACCTGACCGGCGGCGTTGACCGCCAGCGCGCCGTTGCGGGCGTTAACCTTCACCGAATCCGCTGTCAGCGTCCCCTGCTCGATTGTCGCTTTCACGTCATTTGTCAGTGTCTGCCAGGACACACTGCCCATACCGCCAAAGTTTTTGGCTCCTGCGGCCACGCCGCCGACCGCACTGACGGTCAGCGTATCCGCGTTAGCAGTCGCGCCGACGGATTCGGCTGCAATGTTCGCATTTTTAATCGAAGCACCGAAATCATTATTGATATTGCCGACATTAACCGCCGCACCCACGGCGTTGTCGCTTGAACCGGCTACAGTCAGCGCCGCCGTCACAATCATGCTGCCGTCTTGCTTGTTGTTATTGAGATCCAAGGCCGAATCGGCAGCGCTAGTGTCTAAATCCTTATAGTAGCTGCTGCCATCGGTATCCAGGCCGCGGGCAGCGGCTGTCTGCTGATGATCCGAATAGCTGCCCAGCTTATCCTGGTATTTTTTCGCGGCAAGTGAATTTGCTTTAGCGTCATGCGCCAGAACATTGACAGAACCGTTCGCGGTGATCTCCGCCCCGTCAATAACGGCGGCGGCTTTGTTATGCAGTCCATTGTAGACTACGGCACCGCTGAATACATTATTTGTCTGGCTGCCGCCGGCTGCCACACCGGCAGCAATTGCCGCCGTTACCTGAGTAGTGGCCAGCAGGCTCTGCACCTGGACATCATCACTATGCGCATACTTGCCGCCGCTGATACCGGCGTTCAGAGTATTTTTAATATCGGCTACCGTCACCGAACCGCCGGCCACCTGGCCGCCGCTTAAGGCCAGATTGGCGTTCACGCCGCCGGTAACCTGCACATCGCTGGCATAGGCGGTCACATCGATATCCGTGCCGCCGGAAG
Proteins encoded in this window:
- a CDS encoding leukotoxin LktA family filamentous adhesin, whose product is MKFARALLRLEKRKEAAELRQTETRQRRFWRKTAAVTTAFTFLANPLSALAAVVSGDAITKVTQNGNRYDVETSRRYGQNNQNAVNVFNEFGLNANEIANLYFGTKADNSANNLFNFVNARIDVNGTVNAIKNNKIGGNLYFLSKEGMFVGGTGVINTGSLYVMTPAGMLGDPLHPEYGYNYEALKGQFAQGFATEGTEAYKRVVAANIPLNADATISVLGKINAVNNIGLYAPKIAVGKNLLDANAAIATGAALKTGVIDFTGLVNTNGSSGLTGSALTASRDADSGDIVLAAKAEYANTLDQVFNNLGNVLGVPDINVPKTITASVETHGTIDAARHARLTAEATNGNWDLVQEKTAGSPAADAGNFAQTVAKVNVAGVIKSGGDTVLKAGANNTYVDQGAALNTLLPALGYVTSPLGATVMILGSEADVTIGASGSVTAAGNVDIAAESKLDGTAGLSMDGLQLVSISGKIPSAGVAYAKTENRAGITVDGAVKSTAGDVSIAATAEELVRTTGAVTAKKALFAGDAPGLVTGIAITDSENHAVVNINNTIDAAGDATVTADARNTLVTAASAGAPDGSMASAAVNILLHDSSAQVNVNKTITAGNDLTIDATNTILENTATASNTHGASKLKAEVMQAADIGGIGNAAKGLIPTPIMDFFANLKGDKPPSEPSPLDNLFSAGAAAVVAKETNTAGVKIAKTAGLQATGDLKLNASVLVEDTHMSSSAKTSSYKEGATKDVAIAAAVVYAGIDNSATVEIESRDAKSDAVKLSGKNVNITSSTLMEYNRVERMIRDIERSVDTLEEAIAAVKKIDLDQMAEDKKQQCQALISELETLKDSLSSCAGAYTDDFKQAVNNPDSVTKDSVMDEIFNTAAVGLGVLNQITQLQNSYTELLNVTDPVVEPFANVVSGALDIASNALAFAEPNNYANFSAGARAAGQTEASIAGSVTITDIGHTSRVLIGRNAELQATNKLELASENKIGDVNITGKTQFWKPDASGPGVGVGGSLNYQDFDTNSLVAVAEGASLKGGDIKLSSDNEIFHVGAMLSAGKSDGSAISGMVSFTNGESINMVSVDDEATITAVKDAAAGNQGAVQIAANNNTSVTNAILSFSAAGGSAGVGMGVAVNDLDVRNIAAVADNDAKKAGGIEVGELFGSNWSDSLNESGKITAHSFSIGAETTGLINAISMAGGMTSSGQDEPKEEPGFFDKLKTPITKIGNLKDKALGGINQVSNKLQGALNSFSGNSAQGGGATPPAGAAAGVPSFSVAGAGSVSLNFIDSQTKAVADGANIELSGGTASIEARDSAFIGAWSGAAAISNRKPDPNAGGGSTTSVAFAGAVGVNDITSNTEALLANSKVDGAGAIDVTAVSGGTQAAAGIAATVTKNSQGMNNSNYQGGAAVSVNLLERSVNANMNNVEVNQQAASGGTDIDVTAYASDVQVTGGVNANLALSGGQVAGGSVTVADIKNTLNAGISGGKYAHSDDVQVQSLLATTQVTAAIAAGVAAGGSQTNNVFSGAVVYNGLHNKAAAVIDGAEITANGSVNVLAHDAKANSLAAKKYQDKLGSYSDHQQTAAARGLDTDGSSYYKDLDTSAADSALDLNNNKQDGSMIVTAALTVAGSSDNAVGAAVNVGNINNDFGASIKNANIAAESVGATANADTLTVSAVGGVAAGAKNFGGMGSVSWQTLTNDVKATIEQGTLTADSVKVNARNGALAVNAAGQVTVGKGAAVGATLVYTGMDNTTGAYIKGSQLAAADAAQGIDVTVNAAGTAAIYGVGASVAASPDTAAISGTVVINSGGNNTEAAIEKDGDTRTTLINADDITVHAADKTNVMAVVANVNAAGKVAVGAGVAYNDIGGASSNPASAKQKVSARLEHADITTVPDSVIKVTADDQSKLLTMAVGVGGSGKVAVQGAAATALVNKSLSAAMTDVNIDKDADGADRATVKVAADNQSDITTGAYVVAAAGTAAVGAGVSVSRILQDTEAEVSGGKQNIADLLVSSKAAPSIFTVGVGGGAAGTAGIAGSVAVNTIENNNRAKISGDAVITAQNNIGLLAESDELISNYAGVLTIGGTAAVGAAVSVNDIQGDTVAMIEGNGTGKTRITALGKAGSVDTYSQIKDDAIVDAVITGETFDPTDNLKGKRQKESKTGIVVDASAARNIRSALANLSGAGNVAAAVTANVNTIGGSTKAGISDTLINGGSGSSAGGNVSVRASDYTNSTGFVGTAAGAGNVAAGLSSDTNIVDRETVAKVSGSDIKAVDLELAAIGKQGISSFGAGVAVAGQGAGIAGTVGVSALNARTAAELTDSTVKAGDVSVRAEHLGRVNLGTASVGGAGVGAGVGLAVGVTSDKSVTEALVSNSTVTSSDNIDVSADNTTELNTLITSFGVAGLGAGVSGSVSVNNIDSRVKAGVNNASLTAANGDIDVGADNTIRIDANTGGVAAGAAGVGASVSVNTIDSQVEAMTNNASLTATNGNIGITADETRDISQFAVNAAAGIGALSANIMVTNVGKQLSTAGGSDDAAKAEKDAAGQVDRANSVYGSGDILAGDFGARNTGGSAVKQSDLAVNAGKGKDNGSMIKAGVSGGSLTAGGDIVVKAIETDDIDINSGNIAIGGISVNASVGILNVHRNTRVEIDDAALTAARNIHAQALVQDGGAGTRMNMLQGTAGVFGVSAGYAKLATHGSGSVDIRNSSLQANGQDGITVEAKDQGSTEINALGLTAGLVGAGVIITDAANDSSVAVNIDKSSFTAKNTSVTADKANSVTANAVGGVVGYTGALSGVVAMADDKGVSSVTVKNGSEFSGDSVALTAQNAPAVKANAGSAAVSLAGAGGASVAVAKAAGGANLHVLGANSFQNDTVSFNAGIGTQTGKATAQADAAGLAAAGLLGVGVNSSYAGSAMNVEVTVDKQDYKNNTVLTISGHNETKQKAETKGLTIGGVLAAGSNKAETVSSGLTVVNAKGATAGSVTVNAFGTADNTAVAGGSGGGLISAGATFADNTMTSDTIVNLSGDWTVAGSLSANAVQQDRANLNADSVQAGLAAINGAQATNTIGNKSKGTAVNVLDGAKLTAGDIGLTARNNMTVNDRYAYMVEGAGYGGIAVQNATAENTITRSAAVNVGSAALAARTGGLTLAALTEGNVNSKASMKTGGLVAVVTAKNTNTMNVDNAVNLAAGSQTETKKFGESVTLAASDSLDVTAAAIADNEGGAAGGSAANMTNTLKRANTVQVAGAIRSMGDTNLYAGTRTDGTKGVLNLDVAAEAYNKSVIPVAVPSLTNINRQQNRVLVTGSGIVDSVRHINLAANQGKEYVAETTATYTWYEGEDTEKSFTGTAAGKDSRSKQSDNYVQLDGKLTAGTQNKLTVTVDGRVAPPGGTISGGDVGLNITVDSGNAEQDAAIQAQIKQGTLDYGKELYARYQALSQLITEYEGKINGGGDDLAAYVGYTAEQTRIFNQMKDLGLVSKETVTVNGQTVTVEKVRENFTVNAVELPDLAASGGNIVIDADNMTGTGSLAAQGSPQIDITNNSTYYMKINDVIIGEKGGEIKFNNNSITANANASIQALNKDRTKQVAYGGVQADGPSGEAGISIKSNWNTNLNVTYIDPDDHTSETISVKPLTTIEVNGAVENMYGRVTIDNAGGDILIQGKTEKDNASVQGREIVLSAANGSITQGYIDGIVNIGSSPEADWKSTYEGLRAKYLADGYDLTNPKHEVQTNNTAKGGGGSWVAGDAVYINAASINVNGTIQSGYDTYQATINQAELNAAKNASPTGSKAVVINGETLIKINNGNRSVYDSVSGKYIYEVQAYYNPRTGKIVVDDIATKGGQVHLTGRIASTGNGKITALDGGATINIVNNANADLQVGNVLNNNIEGLIKITDLNTNKVTEYTRTQTKVSDLFGKNSQTSGASSTYQVKNGLRYNWTEGSATQTEKTYQRDIKAGLWGLVEVGDYTALAEYEKESNLKAEKPGTKRNKLTGAFIETVPEAGNTEYALIFDNVITNQSRSKVESWKSSSGFLGWFKWNHYRWSVKTGSSQTYLNSVKADKAINIGFIGETDGKINITGKQNVELMGDIRNNSSAATMEIISGKNNAFGAITQSNGTLFGDNIRLGADNGINNIHITSLSDTVRLDANNTTTGNIDIRVDGGWLNNQQFKGNIDLARAINTGSGDVSLTARGDITQQGTNLTVQGNRIDLASDNGQIGTDTRALVIRGGQNAHGGDSLSASVNVAAQGDINLIQDQGNLRVGIIDSTAGDVTLTVNDGSFVDALPSGAAVSQTAADKKIQKWKDLGLIAGDGAFTEKRVQQAAGYKSGVEADYRTYQEQKAYYASHADQQAGPAYAAYLELDARFQDFASADAYLAADAKYQDMSRALTAADYQWTQDQLLYALQDAMINKEGGSTQTEIKAANINGNNVTLTAHQGGIGIDTGAVTITDFTNVDNLKQLVNADASDVTWTKNADGKFTSATINGKSPLGVHTRNNGVLNAVASDNVYLAGRTEGQDTPLFIDKVTTGGNIRVLGKAGVYSVNTDPASPNFNGKDLILEGGTADIGMVDNAIRTVLSGQLTARTDGSAYIRDLSGGGFTIGSIYTGQNLWLRSNGSITSFYNTLDPSDPLNLGRITAQNIDIISGGDVGTAAHGLRITNFAADKADTAQISVTGSNVYLEGTTAHGEADGVLVLTDVTATAADGVVSATSTDNIVLAGDLTADHQVVLQAGRKVSPNLVVTQGEGDIRQTGGTVTTDILAATAGTGIDISAAGNTMNRLIAENDRNDISVRNSGANGLTVDVNKANAGSIVIENQTGMLKVNTALEATGADSDIRLANRNGGIVFEDVTADRKVDIQVTQEGDITGKDVKAVNDTLTVHTIKGDIDLGNVYAGKTAAVGSDDGSVTMFSIDGENVVIRVKNKNQNLHVPKITAAKDIIISSNAIDIDQLTQREGYDNMLLFRPQAADPNSPMEYFNIGEISTRNGLQIDQLWAKRADMHVDSNRFYIDKLSIIDVGHFSNANTTVTVYGSRPVFDNANVHFWYNPERRDPWMYLNFMRDNHTLESNGVLLRGDNSFYTYWQRPSSVEEMTDRMQRQMSRDNWLLLQYMREPASVYGHYGRFNLLDINLSGLPQTRPLTLQPGSEDGEIQLSLF